From a region of the Alnus glutinosa chromosome 1, dhAlnGlut1.1, whole genome shotgun sequence genome:
- the LOC133854124 gene encoding MLP-like protein 31 has protein sequence MTLFGKVEGDVEIKAPAEKFHEIFSGRPHHISNVTPEKIQGCALHEGDWGVEGSVIYWNYVHDGEAKAAKEKIVAIDDTNKSITFKVIEGDLLKEYKDFVIVVQATPKGEGNLVHWTMEYEKLKDDIPEPNSLLQFLIDVSKDIDAHLTA, from the exons ATGACTTTGTTTGGTAAGGTGGAGGGTGATGTAGAAATTAAAGCTCCCGCTGAAAAGTTTCATGAGATTTTCAGTGGCAGGCCACACCACATATCCAATGTTACTCCTGAAAAAATACAGGGTTGTGCTTTGCACGAGGGTGACTGGGGCGTTGAGGGCTCTGTCATCTACTGGAATTATGTCCATG ATGGGGAAGCAAAAGCTGCGAAGGAGAAAATTGTGGCAATAGATGACACAAACAAGTCAATCACTTTCAAAGTGATTGAAGGGGATCTCCTGAAGGAGTACAAGGACTTCGTAATCGTTGTTCAAGCTACTCCCAAGGGTGAGGGCAACTTGGTGCATTGGACCATGGAATACGAAAAGCTGAAGGATGATATTCCAGAACCCAACTCATTGCTTCAGTTTCTAATTGATGTCAGCAAAGACATTGATGCTCACCTCACCGCATAG
- the LOC133853965 gene encoding uncharacterized protein LOC133853965, with product MTLTEGEKLGIIINEDDTADLCSKSGLCLIGRLLSERRVQKEAFQIMMSRLWQTLASVTFKEIHDNLWLLEFANESDRRRIKEGKPWLFDRSVLVLKEVDDSTSLLQMDFTKALFWVQVHDMPLTCMNKGVGIHIGESLGKVEEVDVTSGGIGWGRCRRIQIFLDLTKPLERGRALLINGKSVWISFKYKKLPQFCYSCGQIFHGGSKCRGSGGFRLNEEAVVKQWGAWMRADHLRFQKGKFSKGASSGATKESKDSGNSGAAGDGSSVDKDKSRIGRIIRDHPNAPTILLVEATVAAVVHNPQRVHHAEVVVKESISQLPIEGGILRKKENVEKEGYSVGSLALSSEDLMECYVQEDHGGFVHKQNSLVLSL from the coding sequence ATGACTTTGACGGAAGGAGAAAAACTTGGTATCATTATTAATGAAGATGACACTGCCGACTTGTGTTCTAAAAGTGGGCTTTGTCTTATCGGTAGATTGCTTTCAGAACGGCGGGTTCAAAAGGAAGCTTTTCAGATTATGATGTCTCGCTTATGGCAAACACTGGCGTCGGTAACCTTCAAGGAAATACATGACAACTTGTGGCTCTTGGAGTTTGCCAATGAATCGGATAGAAGAAGAATTAAGGAGGGCAAGCCTTGGCTATTTGATAGAAGTGTTTTGGTTCTAAAGGAGGTGGATGACAGTACATCTCTTCTCCAGATGGACTTCACCAAAGCTTTGTTTTGGGTGCAGGTGCATGATATGCCTTTAACATGCATGAACAAGGGAGTGGGGATCCATATTGGGGAATCTCTAGGGAAGGTTGAGGAAGTGGATGTCACGAGTGGTGGTATAGGATGGGGGAGATGTCGTCGAATTCAAATTTTTCTAGATCTTACTAAACCTCTTGAACGAGGTAGGGCTCTACTTATTAATGGGAAATCAGTATGGATTTCTTTCAAGTACAAAAAGCTTCCCCAGTTTTGTTATTCATGTGGTCAGATTTTCCATGGGGGGAGCAAATGCAGGGGAAGTGGAGGCTTTCGATTGAACGAAGAGGCAGTGGTCAAGCAGTGGGGTGCATGGATGCGGGCCGATCATCTTCGATTCCAGAAGGGGAAATTTTCGAAGGGGGCTTCAAGCGGAGCTACAAAGGAGTCAAAGGATTCCGGCAATTCGGGGGCGGCCGGTGATGGCAGTTCAGTTGATAAGGATAAATCACGAATTGGCCGTATAATTAGGGATCATCCAAATGCTCCAACAATCCTGCTAGTTGAGGCTACGGTTGCGGCAGTTGTTCATAATCCTCAACGTGTGCATCATGCTGAAGTGGTTGTGAAGGAGTCTATCTCTCAACTTCCTATTGAGGGAGggattttaaggaaaaaagaaaatgtggaAAAGGAGGGCTATTCGGTGGGGTCCTTAGCGCTATCCTCGGAGGATCTCATGGAATGTTACGTGCAGGAGGATCATGGGGGTTTTGTTCATAAACAAAATAGTTTGGTGCTGTCTTTGTAG
- the LOC133858683 gene encoding uncharacterized protein LOC133858683: MASTSTLSIHLQGNVRKTSFPSSSATRPFHTNHLNFSLSLPLAKVTCVNSSSTAKYNEVVADEEVDRIRRLQNGSDVRGVALEGEKGRTVDLTPPAVEAIAESFGEWVINGLEKERGVPAEDVRVSLGRDPRISGPSLSVAVFSGLSRAGCSVFDIGLATTPACFMSTLLPAFAYDASIMMTASHLPYTRNGLKFFTKKGGLSSPEVEEICDKAARKYANRLTKLSTMLTNPPTRVDFMSSYAKHLRDIIKERVNHPLHYDTPLQGFQIIVNAGNGSGGFFTWDVLDKLGADTFGSLHLNPDGMFPNHIPNPEDKAAMALTRAAVLENSADLGIVFDTDVDRSGVVDNEGNPINGDKLIALMAAIVLREHPGTNIVTDARTSLALTKYITDRGGHHCLYRVGYRNVIDKGVQLNDDGIETHLMMETSGHGALKENHFLDDGAYMVVKIIIEMVRMKLAGSDEGVGSLIKDLEEPLESIDLRMNIISEPRHAKAKAVEAIDTFRSYIEEGRLQGWELDSCGDCWVSEGCLVDSNDTPASIDAHMYRVRVISDEHGEHGWVHLRQSIHNPNIAVNMQSLVSGGCQSMTRVLRDKFLVASGMDRILDISQIDKFAKSGRID; this comes from the exons ATGGCTTCCACTTCGACACTGTCAATACATTTGCAAGGCAATGTCCGAAAAACAAGTTTTCCGTCATCTTCCGCAACAAGGCCTTTCCACACAAATCATCTTAATTTTTCACTTTCACTGCCTTTAGCAAAAGTTACATGTGTAAATTCTTCTAGCACTGCAAAGTATAATGAAGTTGTGGCGGATGAAGAAGTGGACAGGATTAGGAGGCTCCAGAACGGGTCCGATGTTCGTGGGGTGGCGTTGGAAGGTGAGAAGGGTCGAACAGTGGACCTTACACCACCGGCTGTGGAAGCCATTGCAGAGAGCTTCGGTGAATGGGTTATCAATGGCTTGGAGAAGGAAAGAGGAGTACCTGCTGAAGATGTTAGGGTTTCTCTGGGCAGGGATCCCCGAATATCCGGACCATCTTTGAGTGTAGCAGTGTTTTCAGGTCTTTCTCGTGCTGGTTGTTCAGTGTTTGATATAGGGCTTGCGACTACTCCAGCTTGTTTCATGAGTACATTGTTGCCTGCTTTTGCTTACGATGCTTCCATAATG ATGACGGCATCTCACTTACCCTACACCCGTAATGGTCTCaaatttttcactaaaaaagGGGGGCTGAGCTCGCCGGAAGTGGAGGAAATATGCGACAAAGCTGCCCGGAAGTATGCAAATAGGCTCACAAAACTCTCAACCATGCTGACCAATCCTCCAACAAGAGTTGATTTCATGAGCAGTTATGCGAAGCACCTCCGGGACATCATCAAGGAGAGAGTCAACCATCCCTTGCACTACGACACTCCACTGCAAGGATTTCAG ATAATTGTGAATGCTGGGAATGGATCGGGTGGCTTCTTCACGTGGGATGTCCTAGACAAGCTTGGAGCAGACACCTTCGGCTCTTTACACCTCAATCCAGACGGAATGTTCCCCAACCATATTCCCAACCCAGAAGACAAAGCTGCCATGGCGCTGACCCGAGCTGCAGTGTTAGAGAACTCCGCTGATCTTGGAATTGTTTTTGACACTGATGTCGACCGAAGTGGCGTTGTCGATAACGAAGGCAACCCAATCAATGGGGATAAGCTCATTGCGCTCATGGCGGCCATCGTTCTGAGGGAGCACCCCGGAACAAACATAGTGACCGACGCTCGTACAAGTCTGGCTCTTACAAAATATATTACCGACAGAGGGGGTCATCATTGCTTGTATCGTGTTGGTTACCGGAATGTTATCGATAAGGGAGTTCAATTGAACGACGATGGTATTGAAACGCATCTGATGATGGAAACATCCGGCCATGGTGCGCTTAAAGAGAATCATTTCCTTGATGACG GGGCTTACATGGTggtaaaaatcatcattgaaaTGGTGCGGATGAAGCTTGCAGGATCGGATGAAGGGGTAGGTAGTCTCATAAAAGATCTTGAAGAACCTTTGGAATCGATAGATCTGAGAATGAACATCATCTCCGAGCCTCGACACGCAAAGGCGAAAGCTGTTGAGGCAATAGATACATTTAGAAGCTACATTGAG GAAGGTCGGCTTCAAGGGTGGGAACTGGACTCCTGTGGAGACTGTTGGGTGAGCGAGGGATGCCTTGTGGACTCTAATGACACACCAGCTTCCATTGATGCTCACATGTACAG GGTTAGAGTAATTTCTGATGAGCATGGAGAACATGGATGGGTTCACCTTCGGCAGAGTATTCACAACCCAAATATTGCTGTAAATATGCAGTCCTTGGTCAGCGGTGGCTGCCAATCCATGACAAGAGTTCTAAGAGATAA GTTTCTCGTGGCAAGTGGAATGGATAGAATCCTTGACATTAGTCAGATTGACAAGTTTGCAAAAAGCGGGCGTATAGACTAA